One Rhizoctonia solani chromosome 1, complete sequence DNA window includes the following coding sequences:
- a CDS encoding regulator of G protein signaling domain protein codes for MYGARLSRWAGRRATRKLIKDVRLVNILSGDACSPLGLEEFEAYVALQEHSLENLQFIIWYHDYQQRFFSLDTQEQALSPSLAKYEAHLVLPAPNTKAPIPDSPRSSGWALSPISSSPTTTSWSSWSPISVPSPIAVPLKDQPFRNEILQIVRDRYCVHPNFLDHRNIYHMLYSRQPRSKRSIRLVSVPFAVLGCMQIYSAWRGFCSQVFGRSARQLRAWELVDPADAGVSFQITDPVPSLPPKPPPLRTVLDIAAGTKKHVVAPFVNLPSTSSLEMVSMTPTIGSPSPSGPRIVFTDPEPRGRGGGRAAFRRPAVYGPERVVEDPRIREFHQGVIRDMLWVGFGWGLAWTGIVVGIPGRGESLGSFRITVEREDLSPVICLYG; via the exons ATGTATGGGGCGAGGCTATCGCGGTGGGCTGGCCGCCGTGCTACTCGAAAACTCATAAAGGACGTTCGACTCGTCAATATCCTCTCTGGCGATGCATGCAGCCCTCTTGG GCTGGAGGAGTTCGAAGCGTATGTTGCGTTGCAG GAGCACTCGTTGGAAAATTTGCAGTTCATAATTTGGTACCACGACTACCAACAACGGTTCTTTTCTCTCGACACCCAGGAACAAGCGCTTTCTCCCTCTCTCGCAAAATATGAGGCTCACCTCGTCTTGCCTGCGCCCAACACCAAGGCACCTATTCCGGATTCTCCCCGCTCGTCCGGTTGGGCGTTGTCTCCAATATCATCTTCCCCAACTACCACCTCCTGGTCCTCCTGGTCTCCCATTTCTGTTCCCTCCCCGATCGCGGTCCCGCTCAAAGACCAACCGTTCCGGAATGAAATACTTCAAATA GTACGCGATCGGTATTGTGTTCACCCTAATTTCTTGGATCATCGCAATATTTACCATATGCTTTATTCCCGACAACCTCGCTCTAAACGCTCTATTCGACTTGTATCTGTCCCTTTTGCTGTATTAGGATGCATGCAG ATCTATTCAGCCTGGCGAGGTTTCTGCTCACAAGTATTCGGCCGCTCTGCCCGACAACTTCGCGCATGGGAACTCGTCGATCCGGCTGATGCGGGGGTTTCTTTCCAAATTACAGATCCCGTCCCTTCGCTCCCACCCAAACCTCCTCCACTTAGGACAGTGCTGGATATAGCGGCAGGAACGAAGAAGCATGTCGTGGCGCCGTTTGTGAACCTACCGAGCACCTCTTCATTGGAAATGGTTAGCATGACACCGACGATCGGTTCCCCCTCGCCGTCTGGACCGCGAATCGTGTTCACGGATCCCGAGCCTCGAGGTCGCGGTGGTGGTCGAGCGGCTTTCCGGCGTCCAGCGGTATATGGGCCCGAGCGAGTTGTGGAAGATCCACGCATTCGGGAATTTCACCAAGGTGTTATTCGGGACATGTTGTGGGTGGGGTTTGGTTGGGGGTTGGCTTGGACGGGTATCGTGGTTGGAATTCCAGGAAGGGGTGAAAGTTTAGGCAGCTTTAGAATCACCGTTGAAAGGGAGGATCTATCACCTGTAATATGTTTGTATGGTTAA
- a CDS encoding SPFH domain / Band 7 family — MSTQADSKAYRQSSPSLSSGNSNVVDHNAPDVTGPEQPRRPPPANGRLITVEPLKRAEMQQSYAQDLGLDGVEHGIYGSFINALGAAIGFFGAFPCCPCPNPFQEVQQGSVGLVTRFGQFYKAVDPGLVQVNVCSEELRRVDVKIQIASIGRQTVITRDNVNVEIESVIYYQITSPYRAAFGIADLRQALTERAQTTLRHVVGARVVQSVVTERDAIALEIEEIVSDVASKWGVAIEGILIKDITFPPDVAASLSSAAQAKRVGESKVIAARAEVDAARLMRQAADILASPAAMQIRQLEALQTMAKSAQSKVVFVPMSLQGDVSAQLSGGQWSASGSGHHDNTQSPGAGPSMLGGTQGPAQRAGLLTSMADL; from the exons ATGTCGACTCAAGCGGATAGCAAGGCTTACCGTCAATCCTCCCCCTCTCTTTCGTCCGGAAACTCGAATGTTGTGGACCACAATGCTCCAGATGTCACTGGTCCCGAGCAACCTCGTCGCCCCCCTCCGGCAAACGGGAGGTTGATCACTGTCGAGCCACTCAAGAGGGCAGAGATGCAACAATCATACGCTCAAGATCTTGGACTTGATGGCGTCGAGCATGGGATTTATGGGAGCTTCATCAATG CACTTGGCGCGGCGATTGGATTCTTTGGTGCATTCCCCTGCTGTCCGTGCCCCAACCCATTCCAGGAGGTCCAACAGGGCTCAGTTGGGCTGGTCACAAGGTTCGGACAATTCTACAAAG CCGTCGACCCTGGTCTCGTCCAAGTGAACGTCTGCTCTGAAGAGTTGCGCCGCGTGGATGTCAAGATTCAAATCGCGTCCATTGGACGGCAGACGGTTATTACCAGGGACAATGTTAATGTTGAAAT TGAATCCGTGATATACTATCAAATCACCAGCCCCTATCGGGCCGCTTTCGGAATCGCTGATCTCCGCCAGGCACTCACCGAACGTGCTCAAACCACCCTGCGACATGTTGTCGGCGCGCGCGTTGTCCAATCAGTGGTGACCGAACGAGACGCCATCGCGCTTGAAATCGAGGAAATCGTATCAGACGTAGCTTCTAAATGGGGTGTCGCCATCGAGGGTATCTTGATCAAGGACATCACATTCCCCCCGGACGTCGCCGCCTCACTTTCCTCGGCCGCACAGGCCAAACGAGTCGGAGAGTCCAAAGTCATTGCCGCTAGGGCCGAAGTCGATGCCGCACGCCTCATGCGACAGGCAGCCGATATCCTTGCTTCTCCTGCAGCAATGCAGATCCGACAGTTGGAAGCTTTGCAAACGATGGCCAAGAGCGCACAAAGCAAGGTCGTGTTTGTACCGATGAGCCTTCAAGGGGATGTTAGCGCTCAGTTATCAGGCGGCCAGTGGTCTGCATCAGGATCAGGGCATCACGATAACACGCAGAGTCCCGGAGCAGGGCCGAGTATGCTCGGTGGAACCCAAGGGCCCGCGCAGCGAGCAGGATTGTTGACCAGTATGGCAGACCTTTAG
- a CDS encoding gag-polypeptide of LTR copia-type, producing the protein MSQPVNLDELDASSMRGNNNPAPRSSQNKSQILEATMRNVPKLKEQNYTQWNNMITNSIKKAKLWGYIDGSIQEPSDYDSNNIATYYDEAAAVRNAILGSLESGAQKYIEDALDPRDAWLALEKKYLTAEAEVDAELVDIEKQITNLRPEEDDDMIEHIAKFCRMRCRLNGTRFALDDQACITMLYCSLPSSYRQSVLTPEGTEMKDFGALCARLSNLSQNPEPEAPIDEPTPPPVNYTSWGVPEDIKAFGLTGDKNPLLTERAAVTCRDCLLKGHKVGTPECPQYEWRRELWGAEVDKDLSNTSELESNSQAKRPVLVGTKRLSYEFSEPVKVVLGFNELGLKLMSRIEPSAIQQCAILPVINGRNVLAQAPPKNGKTTALALSILHVVDHALRHIQAIVFTSTNEKATAFQSVISRSGLSSLCYSYPDPCGDARLSLGLINRNIVNMRRIRTIALDDLDKLVEAGAQEQILEVYRHVPSLAQVVASTTTLSPSIANVATKLQADPLRIVVNCDVGPSIGSHFFVKVPANQKPNVLGACFRILGASGLMVLCCDFDEIAKYEWSNEYQNYYWREAAGISERESVKSNFIDKLSAIHRRKNPGYYAYGNRIYDPVSYTTLVANSAILSTTDLSNIDTPLINYDLPKDVCDYVDQLGQWRVTDSRRSHMIINFVSANTEEINIIHELAEDYGIQIAELLWDGIKLH; encoded by the exons ATGTCGCAGCCTGTAAATTTAGACGAACTCGATGCTTCATCCATGCGCGGCAATAACAATCCTGCGCCTCGCTCCTCTCAAAACAAGTCTCAGATACTCGAAGCTACGATGCGAAATGTTCCTAAGCTCAAAGAGCAGAATTACACTCAGTGGAATAACATGATAACAAACTCGATTAAAAAAGCGAAGCTTTGGGGATATATTGATGGATCAATCCAGGAGCCCTCTGATTATGATTCTAACAACATAGCCACATATTACGACGAAGCTGCGGCCGTTCGGAATGCGATCCTAGGGTCCTTAGAGTCTGGAGCACAGAAATACATAGAGGACGCATTGGATCCGAGAGATGCGTGGCTTGCGCTAGAGAAGAAGTATCTGACTGCTGAGGCAGAGGTCGACGCTGAACTGGTCGATATCGAGAAACAAATTACAAACCTAAGGCCGGAGGAAGATGATGATATGATCGAGCATATTGCCAAGTTTTGTCGTATGCGATGCCGCCTAAACGGTACTCGTTTTGCGCTCGACGACCAGGCATGCATCACTATGTTATATTGCTCTCTACCCTCAAGTTATCGCCAGTCTGTATTAACCCCAGAAGGTACAGAAATGAAGGACTTTGGCGCTCTGTGTGCTCGGTTGAGTAACCTGAGCCAGAACCCGGAGCCTGAGGCCCCTATTGATGAGCCCACTCCGCCTCCTGTGAATTATACGAGTTGGGGAGTCCCGGAAGACATTAAGGCATTTGGACTAACTGGCGACAAAAACCCGTTGCTTACCGAAAGGGCTGCGGTGACCTGCCGGGATTGCTTATTGAAGGGCCATAAAGTGGGAACGCCTGAGTGCCCTCAATACGAGTGGCGTAGGGAGCTGTGGGGTGCCGAGGTTGACAAAGACTTATCAAATACCAGTGAACTGG AGAGTAACTCTCAAGCCAAACGCCCCGTCCTAGTTGGCACTAAGCGACTGAGCTACGAGTTTTCAGAACCGGTTAAAGTTGTTTTGGGTTTCAATGAACTTGGATTGAAG CTGATGAGTAGGATAGAGCCCTCGGCAATTCAGCAATGCGCGATCCTCCCTGTTATCAATGGCCGCAACGTGCTTGCCCAAGCACCTCCAAAGAACGGAAAAACCACTGCTCTGGCACTATCAATCCTACATGTTGTCGATCACGCTCTTCGACACATACAGGCGATTGTTTTTACTTCAACCAACGAAAAGGCCACCGCTTTTCAATCAGTGATCAGCAGATCGGGACTTTCATCACTGTGCTATTCGT ACCCAGATCCTTGTGGGGACGCCAGATTATCTTTGGGACTTATTAACCGAAACATCGTGAACATGCGTAGAATCAGAACTATAGCATTGGATGATCTCGACAAGCTCGTAGAAGCAGGAGCCCAAGAACAAATCCTTGAAGTATACCGACACGTTCCGTCTCTTGCACAGGTGGTCGCTTCAACAACTACGCTTTCACCATCTATTGCAAACGTAGCTACCAAATTACAGGCAGACCCTTTACGCATCGTGGTCAACTGCGATGTTGGGCCGTCAATCGGGAGTCACTTTTTCGTCAAAGTTCCCGCGAACCAGAAGCCGAATGTACTTGGTGCATGTTTTCGAATTTTGGGAGCAAGTGGATTAATGGTTTTGTGTTGTGATTTTGACGAG ATAGCTAAATATGAATGGAGCAACGAGTACCAAAACTATTATTGG AGAGAGGCGGCGGGAATAAGCGAGCGTGAAAGTGTAAAAAGCAACTTTATCGATAAGCTGAGCGCCATACACAGGAGAAAAAACCCCGGCTATTATGCATATGGTAATCGTATATACGATCCAGTATCATATACTACCTTGGTCGCCAATAGCGCAATTTTGTCCACGACCGATTTGTCGAACATTGACACTCCTCTCATCAACTACGACCTTCCTAA AGATGTTTGCGATTATGTTGACCAGCTTGGTCAATGGCGTGTAACTGATTCGCGGCGAAGTCATATGATTATCAAT TTTGTTTCAGCCAATACAGAAGAAATAAACATAATTCATGAGCTTGCGGAGGATTATGGTATTCAGATT GCCGAGTTACTATGGGATGGAATTAAGCTTCATTAG
- a CDS encoding DEAD/DEAH box helicase produces MSQFASADEYDLSPARGNNNPAPRSSQNKSQLLETMMRNVPKLKELNYAQWNNMITNSIKKAKLWGYIDGSIEEPSDHDASNLAMYYEGAAAVRNAIIGSLEPGAQRYIEDTLDAKDAWLALETKYLTAEAEIDAELIDIEKQLSGLRLEEDGDMIEHIAEFCRMRCRLNGTRFALDDQACISMLYRSLPPSYRQSVLTPERTEMQNFEPQATTIVDDIPEDYTNWGVPKDVKAFELTGNKNPLLAERAMYEWRRELWGTELDKSSSPEEEIEDSANNTSVESLMTFHNKRLSYEFSEPIKVVLEFDDLGLRTQLRQRLSNYYSKPSTVQQCAILPITHGRNVHIQAPQGNGKTTALAISVLQSVNPSLPHIQALILASSATGADNFKQILSNLGHGLGVNCSHPNQISFQAFAEINNQHIILGTPENLLGLICRDILDTRKLKMMVLDDVDSISDAGLEDKILEIYRHVPSLTQIIVSSTTLPTSNIKAVPKLLANPLCVIVGRDEGVCKSAPHFFVKVSMEMKRSLVRAASSAVSPAKTVVLPQ; encoded by the exons ATGTCACAGTTTGCCTCAGCGGACGAATATGATTTATCTCCTGCGCGCGGTAACAATAATCCCGCACCTCGCTCATCCCAAAACAAATCTCAACTCCTCGAAACCATGATGCGAAATGTCCCTAAGTTAAAGGAACTAAACTACGCCCAATGGAACAATATGATAACCAACTCGATCAAAAAAGCGAAACTCTGGGGCTATATTGACGGATCTATTGAAGAACCTTCGGACCACGATGCTAGCAATCTTGCCATGTACTATGAAGGGGCAGCGGCTGTTAGGAATGCGATCATAGGATCTCTCGAGCCTGGAGCACAGAGGTACATCGAGGATACGTTGGATGCAAAGGATGCCTGGCTCGCCCTCGAAACAAAGTACTTGACTGCTGAAGCTGAAATCGACGCTGAATTGATTGATATCGAGAAGCAATTATCTGGCCTGAGACTTGAAGAAGATGGCGACATGATCGAGCACATCGCAGAGTTCTGCCGTATGCGATGTCGCCTAAACGGGACTCGTTTTGCACTTGACGACCAAGCGTGCATCAGTATGCTCTACCGATCACTTCCACCAAGCTACCGACAGTCAGTTCTAACTCCGGAAAGGACAGAAATGCAGAATTTTG AACCCCAAGCAACAACCATTGTCGACGATATTCCCGAGGACTACACAAACTGGGGAGTCCCGAAGGATGTGAAGGCGTTCGAATTGACAGGAAATAAAAACCCACTGCTCGCCGAGCGGGCCATG TACGAATGGCGCCGAGAGCTTTGGGGTACAGAACTTGATAAGTCATCGTCACCCGAAGAGGAGATCGAAGATTCAG CCAATAATACCTCTGTTGAGAGCCTAATGACTTTCCACAACAAACGACTAAGCTATGAGTTCTCGGAACCAATCAAAGTTGTCCTTGAGTTTGACGACCTTGGTCTGCGAACGCAACTGAGGCAGCGGCTGAGCAATTACTATTCAA AACCCTCAACAGTACAACAGTGCGCTATTCTTCCTATTACTCATGGGCGCAACGTCCATATTCAAGCACCCCAGGGGAATGGAAAAACAACTGCCCTTGCTATATCTGTACTTCAATCGGTCAACCCGAGTCTCCCACATATTCAGGCACTTATTCTCGCCTCAAGTGCTACAGGAGCCGATAACTTCAAGCAGATTCTTTCCAATTTGGGGCACGGATTGGGGGTCAATTGTAGCCACCCAAATCAAATTTCATTCCAGGCATTCGCAGAGATCAACAATCAGCACATAATTTTAGGAACACCAGAGAACCTCTTGGGGCTTATTTGCCGAGACATTTTGGACACGCGTAAACTCAAAATGATGGTTCTAGACGATGTCGACAGTATTTCAGATGCCGGGCTCGAGGATAAAATTCTTGAAATATATCGACATGTTCCTTCGCTTACGCAGATCATAGTTTCATCCACCACACTACCAACGTCCAATATCAAGGCTGTGCCCAAACTCTTAGCTAACCCTCTCTGTGTCATTGTCGGTCGCGATGAGGGCGTGTGTAAGAGCGCTCCTCATTTCTTTGTCAAAGTGTCGATGGAAATGAAAAGATCTCTTGTACGGGCCGCATCTTCAGCAGTGTCGCCTGCGAAAACTGTCGTTTTGCCACAGTGA
- a CDS encoding glycoside hydrolase family 128 protein, with amino-acid sequence MFIGTQRCTDCPSSPIKELYARAIGQGWTTVFTLNEPDLPVGGTSPADAAGWYIRWINPLNITKAIPAVTSSTVAGQGLDWVDGFIRACAGQCFFDYINLHWYGSSFEEFKAHIEGARNRFPGYKFVITEFALLPPATREDQTAFLNNAMTYLDNTTYVEYYAIFLATSPALITNNNGGSDYAGTTSTLFGDDGSLTLNGVAEWDARERVRRASLISGYPEATDPVAPSTDSRQLIVSPSTQLTLFFYTTMSSMSKIATIAVALLTAAPSALAGKRGLAWPWYNEGSNLNPTALANGNGNVQWIYNWETWRPAVTTNMNWIGMQRCMDCDSSPISQLKTRAAQQGWNTVLTLNEPDINGISASSAANWYIQYINPLQIRKAIPSVTSSTTPGQGLDWAAAFISACGGRCYFDYINIHWYGNNFAQFQSHVQNAHNRFPNYQLIISEFALVSPATRDQQVSFLKQAMSFLDGASYVTYYAVFGASSPSKISANTGGGEVGTGSSLYNDDGSLSANGVAYRG; translated from the exons ATGTTCATAGGAACCCAGAGGTGCACCGACTGTCCCTCATCTCCCATCAAAGAGCTATATGCTCGGGCCATTGGACAAGGGTGGACAACAGTTTTCACGCTCAACGAACCTGACTTGCCTGTCGGCGGAACATCGCCAGCTGACGCGGCAGGGTGGTATATACGGTGGATAAACCCACTAAATATCA CCAAGGCAATTCCAGCTGTGACATCGAGTACGGTTGCAGGCCAAGGGCTTGATTGGGTAGACGGGTTTATTCGAGCCTGCGCAGGACAG TGTTTCTTCGATTACATCAACCTACACTGGTATGGTTCGTCTTTCGAAGAGTTCAAGGCGCATATAGAGGGCGCACGTAACAGGTTTCCTGGGTATAAG TTCGTAATCACTGAGTTTGCGTTGCTCCCTCCCGCTACACGGGAAGACCAAACAGCCTTCTTGAATAATGCTATGACATACTTAGATAACACAACTTATGTGGAATAC TATGCGATATTCCTTGCCACTTCTCCTGCCTTGATTACGAATAACAATGGTGGCTCCGATTACGCCGGAACCACATCGACTTTGTTCGGTGATGATGGCAGCTTAACGCTTAATGGGGTCGC CGAATGGGACGCCCGCGAGCGCGTTAGGCGGGCTAGCCTGATCTCCGGTTACCCCGAGGCTACCGATCCGGTCGCACCGAGTACGGACAG TCGTCAGCTCATAGTTTCTCCTTCAACTCAACTCACACTTTTCTTCTACACAACCATGTCTTCTATGTCCAAGATAGCTACTATTGCTGTGGCATTGCTCACCGCGGCACCATCCGCTCTGGCAGGAAAGCGTGGTCTCGCATGGCCTTGGT ACAACGAAGGGAGCAACCTGAACCCTACTGCACTAGCGAACGGCAATGGAAACGTTCAATG GATCTACAACTGGGAGACCTGGCGCCCTGCCGTGACCAC TAACATGAACTGGATTGGCATGCAGCGCTGCATGGATTGCGACTCCTCGCCAATCTCTCAGCTCAAGACACGTGCTGCCCAACAGGGCTGGAATACGGTCCTTACGCTCAACGAGCCCGATATCAATGGCATCTCTGCTTCGAGCGCCGCTAACTGGTATATCCAATACATCAATCCTCTCCAAATCA GAAAAGCTATTCCTTCCGTTACTTCCAGTACCACCCCAGGTCAGGGACTTGACTGGGCTGCTGCCTTTATCTCTGCCTGCGGCGGTCGT TGCTATTTTGACTATATCAACATCCACTGGTATGGTAACAACTTTGCACAATTCCAGTCCCACGTTCAAAACGCTCATAATCGTTTCCCCAACTACCAA TTGATTATCTCTGAGTTTGCTTTAGTATCACCCGCCACTCGTGACCAGCAGGTTTCTTTCCTGAAGCAAGCTATGTCATTCCTTGATGGTGCCTCATATGTCACCTAC TATGCTGTGTTCGGTGCTAGTTCACCTTCCAAGATTTCTGCGAACACCGGTGGAGGAGAGGTCGGCACAGGCTCATCTCTCTACAACGACGATGGAAGTCTTTCTGCTAACGGTGTCGCTTACCGTGGATAG